The genome window acgcccgcgcacctagagctggtgctccgcaacaagagaagccatcgcagtgagaggcccgtgaactgcaatgaagagtagcccccacccgccacaactaaagaaagcccgcacacagtaaagacccaaagcagccagaactaaaataaataaatagataaatttattttaaaaataaaataataaataaataaaattacataccTTTCTTTACTCTTTTACTTTGTGGATTTGACTATTTGACCCCTCAAAAATATGTTTCAAACccattaaacacacacatgaGGTCTATCAGTGCATTACAAATGACTAAGCAAACAGTAAAGTAGccatttttaagcaaaaatctCACACAAAAACTCAATTACACAAGTAAGGTTATCTTCTCTAATGGCAAGGCAAGTTCCATAAAACTGTATAGCATAATTGGAGTCAAGCTGACCAGATAAACACTGATACTCCCCATGATTCTGCTCTGTAAGTGTGGCCAAATATTTCTTACAAATATCAGACCCTTGGCATTAAAGATAAAGCGCGCTGTCATTAAGTGTTCAGTAAGGAGCACAGTAAGATAACTgaacccattttaaaaataacttcctttgttaaaaacaaaatgtattactAAACTTACTAAGTAACTAAGTTGAACACTTTCTTAGACAAGTACTATTCAAACTCTGTCATGAGGGTTTTCCCCTATTCCATGGTGGAccaacatttttgtaaaatatgataaaaatgttaTGGCAATGTCATATTGCTATACAAGTTTCTAATTACTCACTTTCTGAACTGAACTTattacaaacagaaacaaatagtTTGAAGATCTGCACTTGTGAGCCAATCACTCTTTGAATAGCACTGATTCAGACCAtaagtataaataattttaagttcTTAAAATCATCTAGTTGTTAATCAATCTAAATATATCaccataattcagaaaaaattttaatttaccttAGGAAAATATTTGTATAGTCCCATGTATGCAAGTTGTAAAGTAAGAAATGGAGCAAATATGGACTGTGAAGACAGAAGATAAAGTTACATATTTCCAACATAATCATTCAAATCACAATAAATCAAACTAACAGCAGTTATAAAATTCCAAGcaaaaaaactgtaataaaatatttaattttagtgGCTGAAAGGATTGTTTCTGCAAAAGAGtgacaaaaataaagagatttgATTTCCTTAACATAAAACATGTTTCTCAAGTCACATTCTATCAACATCCTCCAAAATTCCCTCTCTCTTAAAaacttatcttttaaataatttaaaaggtaaCTTCTCAGCGGTGATTGATGTATAATCATCATGCAGTAACATCTCTCTCATCTAGAAGTAATTAACTGACAGTTTGAAAGCATACCTAAAAGGCTCAATACTCAAAAGAGATGCCATACATACCTCACTCACACTTCAGGGCAAGGAATGAATTCATCTCTGGCCCTCAAATGACGAGGTGTTTTTATTATAGATAAAATGGCTTGGTTATCTCACTTCTCacacaataaaacagaaaagatcaaaataatacctaatttacatttatttctaaagtTAAAATAGGGAGTGAAGGAGCAAATATTACTAGATGGAAGAATAGTGAGAGCAGTGATTAATAGCTGAAAATCTGACAGcaaaaaaaacacccagaaagCCAAAAAACCTCACACGAAATGAGGTACAAAAATAggacataattttaaaagcatggAAGTACAGAGCCCTTTAGATAAGACAAAAAAAGTAGCTATACATCTCACTAAACGCTGAAAGCTATGATGCCAATttatcatcaggaaaaaaaaaatcaaatctgttCAACAgattctctttaagaaaaaactggcataaaaatagactttTAGGGACTTCctcggtggcacagtggttaagaatctgcctgccaacgcaggggacacaggttcgagcctcggtccgggaagatcccacatgccgtggagcaactaagcctgtgtgccacaactactgagcctgcaagccacaagtactgagcccacgtgccacaactattgaagtccatgtgcctagagcccacgctctgtaacaagagaagccaccgcaacgagaagcatgcacaccacaaaaaagaatagcccccacttgccgcaactagagaaaggctacgtgcagcaacaaagacccaatgcaggcaaaaataaattaatttttttttttaaaagatgggaatttccattaaaaaaacagacttttaaaaactttttttctgggcttccctggtggcacagtggttaagaatccacctgccaatgcaggggacgcgggttcgagccctggtccaggaagatcccacatgccgcagagcaactaagcctatgagccacaactactgagcctgcactctagagcccgcgagccacaactagagaagtccacgtgcctggagcctgtgttccacagcaagagaagccaccacaatgagaagcccgtgcaccgcaacaaagagtagcccccgatcgccctaactagagaaagcccgcgtgcagcaaccaagacccaacacagccaaaaataaataaataaaataaataaattttaaaaataataataataaaaactttttttcttaataacataaACCTTAATTATCTGAAAATTTACTTAATGTGGCTGGTATTTGGTAGGTATTCTTAAAATGTCTACTGAATGGAAACACCTCAAAGAGCAAGACACTGTTacgcttttcttctttcctccacaTACTATGAAACAAAGGACCAATAAATCCCAACTTTCACTGAACAGCCATGGCATATGAAGGTACAACAAAAAATGGACTGCTCCTATGATAGTACTACACTATAAAATGCAGAATGCCTTCTGAACCATAAAAAAATTACATCACATCCAGGACCATAGGAActgcattttaatatttcaaatttgaAAAGTGGTAATTAATATCTCTATATATGTAGGTAATTTACTCTTTGGTTTTGGAATCAAAGTGCTTGGGTTTAATCCCAGCTGTCACTTAGtagtgtgaccctggacaaatgattgcacctctctgagtcttcattccttcatctataaaacagattcAAATGATACCTGGTTCActaggggcagtacaggaataaagatgcagacatagagaatggacttgaggacatggggagggggaagggtaagctgggacgaagtgagagactggcatggacatatatacactaccaaatgtaaaacagatagctagtgggaagcagccgcatagcacagggagatcagctcagtgcttggtgaccacctagaggggtgggatagggagggcgggagggagatgcaagagggaggggatatggggatatatgtatatgtatagctgactcactttgttataaagcagaaactaacacaccattataaagcaattatattccaataaagatgtttaaaaaaaatgatacctgGTTCAAGAATgaggttaaatgaattaatatatgtaaagcacttagaatgttACTTAGCATGTAGAAAGATTTTAGCAATTATTATCAAGCTCTGTATTTAACCAGAACACCTCATTCTATACCTAAGGCGAATAGCAGTTTATAACACATCTCCAAACATCCACATGAATCTAGTAAATATTAAGTTACTGTTGGCAATGAATCTTACAAAAGCACTCATTATTATAATCAATTTGCATTTTCCACTGTTTCTTaccaaatatttgcaaacaaaagctctgactccaaaggcaagaAGAGCACATCCCACCAATCTAAATATTCGAAAAGAGTCAAATTCTTCAGTTGTATTTCCATCCTCTTGGTTGGGTTTTTCACTAATCAACTGTTTCCTTAGCTTCATTGCTTCTTCAAATCTGGAGAGGTACTGTTCTAGGCCATGGCGAGAACCCCTCTGGACAGTGTCTGCTGTCAGGTCTTCTCTGTTGCGCTGCCGGAGCTCAAGGCTTACATCCATACTGCACTCAGGAGGTTTAATGAAAGAGTCCAATTTGTCTCCCAGCTGAGTCCCCTTTACCTCGGCCACACCACTCTGCTGGTCAGTTGTTCCTGTACTGACCGAATCACCCAGCACTACTCGCTTTGAAACTGAAGGAATGGTGAGGGAGTTCAGTTTATCACTGTCCTGCTGCTTtgattttgtttgactttcttcttctgagaaaagaaatttagaagaCTTAAGTATTACATACTGGCAAACATCTTTcttattactatttaaaaatatgccaCTAGAGCTAGAACTTCACAGCCTCTGAATTTAATACTGGTTCTTCATAAGACAAACTAGTTCCTTCCTCTACACACTCAAAATGTCAAAAAGAGTATTCCTTCAGAGGACATACCCCAAACTTTGGAGGTAGAAGATAACGCTATTATACAAATTGGGAAAAACAGggatggagatttttttaaatctgtatttttaatattacatttctGAATCCAGAGTCCTGTCAGCACAGGGTGTGGCATATACTACAGCTACAGTTTACGTAATCCTACTGTAATCTGGCAGCCATTAGCAGGTATTTAAGCAGTTTTAAGATGCTGTTCcggtttaaaacaaaacaaaggggaaaaaaaacctttaatgacagataaaataaaaatttcaaagcaaaATAACAAAGTAGAAGCTTTAGGAAAGAATAAATATTCTACTATTAATCATTAAAGGGGAAAATGCGTCTTCTAACGATTGTTCTAGAATTTGAAATAGGGCTCTTACCTCTCTTGGCAGTTTTCAGTCGCAAACCTGTAAACTGTCTAAAAGTTCAGAGCTATATATCTAAAGCCCCACAGAGCAGAAGTCACAAGGATCTAAGGAACATGCAATCAGTGACTAAAGGCCAAATATTAAAGGCAACGCTCAATGGAAATTTAGAGAACACTAGCTCATActgagtgttcaataaatattcacatgaaaaaaaattttaagaaactcaTTGTACATGTCATTGGGGGAGAAATGAGGAGCTCTTTTCAGTGTTAAATGCAGTTCCTGACATCACTCACATCAATCTCAGCACACTAGGAGATAAGGCCTCAGATGGGCACGTCCCACTTGTTGGGTTTCTAAAGAACGGTCCCTCCAATTTTTTTCACCTGTTTAAGAAGACCTGTAGATGACAGTGTGGAGAGCACCGAACACAGACACTAGGATTTAACCGTAAGAATCTCTGATCCAAGGAAGAACCAGGCGGCAGTTCAGTAAAGACAAGCTCATGCAGGCCGACAGAGTTACAGCAAAAGGCAAACGAAGGTACAAGCCAGGGAATGCACTGGAAGGGAAAGCATttggaaaggaaataaaggcaGGCAATCTTCCCGACGGGCACAATAGACAGAGCAGTCTAGGGATAAAATGTGTGCACTTCAAGAGAGGcgagggagtggggaaggaggaagggggccGTCTCAGGGTAACTGGGCAAAGGGCACCAGGGCAGAGGGTCTCAGGAGCGAGAGTTTCGCAGCCCGCGGCGGAGGTGGAGACAACCTAAGGGCGGAGCCCCCGGAAAACTGAGGAAAGAGACTAGAAACGTCGTGGGGTTACGAAGTGCGAACTGGGGATATCATCAAAGGGACGGGGCCAGAGGGGGAGATCAGAAAGCAGGGTTTGGTCAAAAAGGTCAGCAGggtggagaagggaaaggaagaatgaTCCCGAAGACTCAAAAGGGATGGGCAGGAGACTGTGGGGAAACGGAGGTTCTCACCGGCGCCGCTCCCCGGCCTGTGAAAGCCCATGATTCGGTTGATGCGCTGTTCCGAGTTCATGAGCAGCTTTCTCCGCCGCAGCTCGGCCCGACGCTGGGAAGCCGACAGGCCTGAGCCCGCCGGGGCCCCCGGCCGGTCCCCGCTGTCGGTAGCGATGGTGACCGGCTCCATCTTCCCCTCCACAATCCGGGAGTGGTGACGGTGACAGCAGCGGGAGCCGCGGCGACGAAGACTCCTGGCCGGGCCGCAGAGCAAGCGTCCCTCTACCTCTGTAGACCCGCCCCCTGCCCTAGCGCTTGGCCGCATATGCAGCCTAAGCACGCGCGCCTCCTGACGGGACCAAGCGCGAGCCTTGCGCCGCCATCTTGAGTGAGGGCATCGCTGGAAGCTTCAGTTCCTCCCGCCTGGGCTGGCCCTCGTTGCTCCTCTCCCCCTACCAGCGGTCCCCTGTGGCGTTCCCTCGGAAGTGAAGAAAACCGGCACCTAGCCTGACGCACGGAAAACGTATGGGAGCGAGGAATAAACTCTTCCTACCTGGTGCCAGGAAGTAAAATGGAGATTGCAGCGGCAGGCACTGGTTTCCAGTGATTTTCTTCGGCCTCGCTTATAGGCTTCGGGAATGCGTAACTCCGAGAGCGACGCTTTAGGGACCCTTGCGGTTGGGATTTGTTATTGGTGCTGATTCCTCATCTTCAGTAGTGCTACTACCAAATACACACCTGGTTCGTTCCAGGCTTTCGTCGTGTCTTTGTTCAAGACTTTCCCAGTGAAGCCTTCCCTTTCCGTTCTATTTAAATTTCCACCTCTTCTCAACACTCCTTATTCTCCTTATGTGCCTTTTCTCAACAGTTATAACCGACTCGAAAGCTGAATGTACTTGTGTTTATCATCTGCTTcttactaaaatgtaagctccatgaagacaagTAATGTGTTTTGTTCACGGCTGCAACTCCTAGAACAGTGTGAGCGCTTAACAGGGTTGCCTTATCCATTAGGCCATGGTGAGGGCCCACAATAGGGGCCcaagaaaatgttttgttttgaatttttttaatggaagtatagttgatttacaatattgtattagtttcaggtgtacagcaaagtgatctgGTTATACAtagtgacatatatatatgtacatgtctatgttcttttttacattattcttttccattatagtttgttacaagatattgaatatagttccctgtgctatacagtaaacccttgctgtttatctattttatatatggaagtctgcatctgttaaccccatactcccaatttatccctcccttgccctttggtaaccatgagtttgttttctttgtgagtctgttttctaaataagttcatttatttgaatattttttttaaatcagaagaaaagtgtagtaataatttttgtataatgATGAATCAAGCCTGGATTGTAGTCATTCTCATACTAACacagtcataaaatataattttaaatatgcttttataGAGGAAGGAGCCCACAAAAGCAAAATATCCACAGCCCACAAAAGTCATAATGCAGCCCTGGTGCACAGTAATGACtaagtgaatgagtaaatgaatgaaggaattaaATCCCTTGTCAACCCTTGCTGAGAGGACGCCATGGCCAGTTCGTACCTGAGGCTGCAGGGGGTGAGGCAGCCTAGTGTGTCCCCTGCAATGAAGCCTGCTCAAAGTCAGCAAGTGGGTGAAAACCCTGCTTAGATAGAAGGtaataaaatactgtttttaacTGTTAGTCATCTGACCCTGTCTCAGACAGAAAAGGAttatgaaaaaaagtgtaaaaacaaaCAGCAACTTATCTTTTGGGTTCAACAACGTAAGGAACTCAGGTATAAACATTGAACATTCCCCCTTGATTG of Delphinus delphis chromosome 3, mDelDel1.2, whole genome shotgun sequence contains these proteins:
- the CAMLG gene encoding guided entry of tail-anchored proteins factor CAMLG, producing MRPSARAGGGSTEVEGRLLCGPARSLRRRGSRCCHRHHSRIVEGKMEPVTIATDSGDRPGAPAGSGLSASQRRAELRRRKLLMNSEQRINRIMGFHRPGSGAEEESQTKSKQQDSDKLNSLTIPSVSKRVVLGDSVSTGTTDQQSGVAEVKGTQLGDKLDSFIKPPECSMDVSLELRQRNREDLTADTVQRGSRHGLEQYLSRFEEAMKLRKQLISEKPNQEDGNTTEEFDSFRIFRLVGCALLAFGVRAFVCKYLSIFAPFLTLQLAYMGLYKYFPKGEKKIKTTVLTAALLLSGIPAEVINRSMDTYSKMGEVFTDLCVYFFTFIFCHELLDYLGSEVP